A segment of the Blastocatellia bacterium genome:
TGGAGGAGGCCCCCCTCGCTCTCGCGGAGGACACGCAGCGGGTGGGGAGTGCGCTCTACACGCGCGCGGCTTTGCCCTTTGAGATCGCATCGTTGCTCCTGCTTGTGGCGATCGTCGGATCGGTGATCCTGGCCCGCACGCGGCGTCAAGAGGAGACGTTCGATTGAACGTCACGGCGGAAGATGGCAGTCGGGGAGGGAGAAGATGCATGTGGCAATGATCTGGGCACTTCAGGAGCCGACTTCCTTCGTGGGCCGATTCCTCGAGGGGCTCACGGCGCCGAAGGGGATCGTGGATTTCCTCGTCGTTAGTTTCATGCTCTTCGCCATCGGCGTCCTAGGGGTGCTCTCCCGCCGAAACATCCTCATCATCTTCATGTCCATCGAGCTGATCCTCAACGCCGCGAACTTGAACTTCATC
Coding sequences within it:
- the nuoK gene encoding NADH-quinone oxidoreductase subunit NuoK; translation: MIWALQEPTSFVGRFLEGLTAPKGIVDFLVVSFMLFAIGVLGVLSRRNILIIFMSIELILNAANLNFIAFTRYWQAMGRISENMGHIFTIFIIVVAAAEAVIGLGILIALYRNRQTVAIDEINLLKW